The proteins below come from a single Drosophila teissieri strain GT53w chromosome 3L, Prin_Dtei_1.1, whole genome shotgun sequence genomic window:
- the LOC122617073 gene encoding LIM homeobox transcription factor 1-alpha isoform X1, whose protein sequence is MLEFYPMPTNLNPVGGSLYSLQQNHGGARFLDNPNPGSMTASNGNSLHLSNSSNNNLPPSISGNNSPTATASLTGQHQQHHQHQQQQHHHHQQQQQHQQQQQHQQQQHPHQQHQQHQQHQQQQQQHAASTTSVPINSCPTPTGHSPLSSSSPTNNNNNNAACNTLTAAAVAAASAAAVAAPSAAATSVATSQLGGAVAAAIAAAAAAAAAAATTATSTGTPGAGSGNANGNGNGNVSGNANGNGNGAAAATASAAAASKLSADCSGRTEVGHIKCEKNFELCEGCGQKIHDRFLMNVGDANWHEQCLACCYCGMQLHHTCYVRNSKLYCKMDYDRLFGVKCSSCCHAILPQELVMRPIPNYVFHLPCFVCYACRLPLQKGEQFMLRDGQLFCYRHDLEKEMFLAAAAAQHCGFVGLDEEDLLRPRDGRRGPKRPRTILTSQQRKQFKASFDQSPKPCRKVREALAKDTGLSVRVVQVWFQNQRAKMKKIQRKAKQNGGSGGGSGSGRGTGSSSATDEKDTNEKEDKCVKQELGGDSSGYLGGLDSTFASQPLNPNLPFSPDDYPANSNDSFCSSDLSLDGSNFDQLDDDADSLSLNNLELQSTSSSGNQHSHSHSHSNPHDMLANLNNSLINPIDKLYLMQNSYFSSEH, encoded by the exons ATGCTGGAGTTCTACCCAATGCCCACGAATCTGAATCCAGTCGGTGGCAGCTTGTACTCGCTGCAGCAGAATCATGGCGGTGCCCGATTCCTGGACAATCCCAATCCCGGCAGCATGACCGCCAGCAACGGCAACTCCCTGCAcctcagcaacagcagcaacaacaatctgCCACCAAGCATTTCCGGCAACAATAGTCCCACGGCAACGGCTTCATTAACGggccagcatcagcagcaccatcagcaccagcagcagcagcaccaccaccatcagcagcagcagcaacatcagcagcagcagcaacatcagcagcagcaacacccccaccagcaacatcagcaacatcagcaacaccagcagcagcagcagcaacacgctGCCTCGACCACGTCAGTGCCAATTAACAGCTGCCCCACGCCCACAGGACACAGCCccctcagcagcagcagccccaccaacaacaacaataacaacgctGCCTGCAACACAttaacagctgctgctgttgccgctgcctctgccgctgctgtggcAGCTCCATCGGCAGCAGCCACCTCAGTAGCCACCTCGCAATTAGGCGGAGCAGTTGCTGCggcgattgctgctgctgcagctgctgcggctgccgctgcGACGACGGCAACATCGACTGGCACACCGGGCGCAGGAagcggaaatgcaaatggcaacggaaacggaaatgtcagtggaaatgcgaatggaaatgggaatggagctgctgcagcaacggcatcggcagcagcggcatccAAATTGTCGGCCGATTGCAGCGGACGCACAG AAGTCGGCCACATCAAGTGCGAGAAGAACTTCGAGCTGTGCGAGGGCTGTGGCCAGAAGATCCACGACCGCTTCCTGATGAACGTGGGCGATGCCAACTGGCACGAGCAGTGCCTGGCCTGCTGCTACTGCGGCATGCAGCTGCACCACACCTGCTACGTGCGCAACTCGAAGCTCTACTGCAAGATGGACTACGACCGGCTGTTCGGGGTGAagtgctcctcctgctgccaTGCGATCCTGCCGCAGGAGCTGGTGATGCGACCCATACCGAACTATGTCTTCCACCTGCCCTGCTTCGTGTGCTACGCCTGCCGGTTGCCGCTGCAGAAGGGCGAGCAGTTCATGCTGCGGGATGGCCAGCTCTTCTGCTACCGCCACGATCTGGAGAAGGAGATGTTCCTGGCGGCCGCTGCTGCCCAGCACTGCGGCTTCGTTGGCCTGGACGAGGAGGATCTGCTGAGGCCGCGGGATGGGCGAAGAGGTCCCAAACGACCGCGCACCATCCTCACATCGCAGCAGCGCAAGCAGTTCAAGGCCTCCTTCGATCAGTCACCCAAGCCATGTCGCAAGGTGCGCGAGGCCTTGGCCAAGGACACCGGGCTGTCGGTGCGTGTGGTGCAGGTGTGGTTCCAGAATCAGCGCGCCAAGATGAAGAAGATTCAGCGCAAGGCCAAGCAGAATGGTGGCTCCGGCGGTGGATcgggcagtgggcgtggcacgggCAGTTCCAGCGCCACCGACGAGAAGGACACCAACGAGAAGGAggacaagtgcgtcaagcaGGAGCTCGGCGGAGATAGCTCTGGTTATCTGGGCGGATTGGACAGCACGTTCGCCAGCCAGCCACTGAATCCCAACTTGCCCTTCTCACCGGATG ACTACCCGGCCAACTCGAATGACAGCTTCTGCAGCTCGGACCTCTCGCTGGATGGGAGCAACTTTGACCAGCTGGACGACGATGCGGACTCGCTGTCGCTGAACAACCTGGAGCTGCAGTCCACCAGCTCCTCCGGCAACCAGCACTCCCACTCGCACTCCCACTCGAATCCCCACGACATGCTGGCCAACCTGAACAACAGCCTGATAAACCCCATCGACAAGCTGTATCTCATGCAGAACTCGTACTTCAGCTCGGAGCATTAG
- the LOC122617073 gene encoding LIM homeobox transcription factor 1-alpha isoform X2, with amino-acid sequence MLEFYPMPTNLNPVGGSLYSLQQNHGGARFLDNPNPGSMTASNGNSLHLSNSSNNNLPPSISGNNSPTATASLTGQHQQHHQHQQQQHHHHQQQQQHQQQQQHQQQQHPHQQHQQHQQHQQQQQQHAASTTSVPINSCPTPTGHSPLSSSSPTNNNNNNAACNTLTAAAVAAASAAAVAAPSAAATSVATSQLGGAVAAAIAAAAAAAAAAATTATSTGTPGAGSGNANGNGNGNVSGNANGNGNGAAAATASAAAASKLSADCSGRTVGHIKCEKNFELCEGCGQKIHDRFLMNVGDANWHEQCLACCYCGMQLHHTCYVRNSKLYCKMDYDRLFGVKCSSCCHAILPQELVMRPIPNYVFHLPCFVCYACRLPLQKGEQFMLRDGQLFCYRHDLEKEMFLAAAAAQHCGFVGLDEEDLLRPRDGRRGPKRPRTILTSQQRKQFKASFDQSPKPCRKVREALAKDTGLSVRVVQVWFQNQRAKMKKIQRKAKQNGGSGGGSGSGRGTGSSSATDEKDTNEKEDKCVKQELGGDSSGYLGGLDSTFASQPLNPNLPFSPDDYPANSNDSFCSSDLSLDGSNFDQLDDDADSLSLNNLELQSTSSSGNQHSHSHSHSNPHDMLANLNNSLINPIDKLYLMQNSYFSSEH; translated from the exons ATGCTGGAGTTCTACCCAATGCCCACGAATCTGAATCCAGTCGGTGGCAGCTTGTACTCGCTGCAGCAGAATCATGGCGGTGCCCGATTCCTGGACAATCCCAATCCCGGCAGCATGACCGCCAGCAACGGCAACTCCCTGCAcctcagcaacagcagcaacaacaatctgCCACCAAGCATTTCCGGCAACAATAGTCCCACGGCAACGGCTTCATTAACGggccagcatcagcagcaccatcagcaccagcagcagcagcaccaccaccatcagcagcagcagcaacatcagcagcagcagcaacatcagcagcagcaacacccccaccagcaacatcagcaacatcagcaacaccagcagcagcagcagcaacacgctGCCTCGACCACGTCAGTGCCAATTAACAGCTGCCCCACGCCCACAGGACACAGCCccctcagcagcagcagccccaccaacaacaacaataacaacgctGCCTGCAACACAttaacagctgctgctgttgccgctgcctctgccgctgctgtggcAGCTCCATCGGCAGCAGCCACCTCAGTAGCCACCTCGCAATTAGGCGGAGCAGTTGCTGCggcgattgctgctgctgcagctgctgcggctgccgctgcGACGACGGCAACATCGACTGGCACACCGGGCGCAGGAagcggaaatgcaaatggcaacggaaacggaaatgtcagtggaaatgcgaatggaaatgggaatggagctgctgcagcaacggcatcggcagcagcggcatccAAATTGTCGGCCGATTGCAGCGGACGCACAG TCGGCCACATCAAGTGCGAGAAGAACTTCGAGCTGTGCGAGGGCTGTGGCCAGAAGATCCACGACCGCTTCCTGATGAACGTGGGCGATGCCAACTGGCACGAGCAGTGCCTGGCCTGCTGCTACTGCGGCATGCAGCTGCACCACACCTGCTACGTGCGCAACTCGAAGCTCTACTGCAAGATGGACTACGACCGGCTGTTCGGGGTGAagtgctcctcctgctgccaTGCGATCCTGCCGCAGGAGCTGGTGATGCGACCCATACCGAACTATGTCTTCCACCTGCCCTGCTTCGTGTGCTACGCCTGCCGGTTGCCGCTGCAGAAGGGCGAGCAGTTCATGCTGCGGGATGGCCAGCTCTTCTGCTACCGCCACGATCTGGAGAAGGAGATGTTCCTGGCGGCCGCTGCTGCCCAGCACTGCGGCTTCGTTGGCCTGGACGAGGAGGATCTGCTGAGGCCGCGGGATGGGCGAAGAGGTCCCAAACGACCGCGCACCATCCTCACATCGCAGCAGCGCAAGCAGTTCAAGGCCTCCTTCGATCAGTCACCCAAGCCATGTCGCAAGGTGCGCGAGGCCTTGGCCAAGGACACCGGGCTGTCGGTGCGTGTGGTGCAGGTGTGGTTCCAGAATCAGCGCGCCAAGATGAAGAAGATTCAGCGCAAGGCCAAGCAGAATGGTGGCTCCGGCGGTGGATcgggcagtgggcgtggcacgggCAGTTCCAGCGCCACCGACGAGAAGGACACCAACGAGAAGGAggacaagtgcgtcaagcaGGAGCTCGGCGGAGATAGCTCTGGTTATCTGGGCGGATTGGACAGCACGTTCGCCAGCCAGCCACTGAATCCCAACTTGCCCTTCTCACCGGATG ACTACCCGGCCAACTCGAATGACAGCTTCTGCAGCTCGGACCTCTCGCTGGATGGGAGCAACTTTGACCAGCTGGACGACGATGCGGACTCGCTGTCGCTGAACAACCTGGAGCTGCAGTCCACCAGCTCCTCCGGCAACCAGCACTCCCACTCGCACTCCCACTCGAATCCCCACGACATGCTGGCCAACCTGAACAACAGCCTGATAAACCCCATCGACAAGCTGTATCTCATGCAGAACTCGTACTTCAGCTCGGAGCATTAG
- the LOC122617074 gene encoding gonadotropin-releasing hormone receptor isoform X2 — protein MEDEWGSFDRLPSIPNASTDLEAEGEVVSNWSTLANFTRLVAGAAPEIVNYTLNMLDVGVGVGVGIATDISNLSVSTTPLPAYAIANSSSLAHTNSRHEAPPMAEQVPEHVMDHAPQLSRSGLLKVYVLAVMALFSLLGNLLTIWNIYKTRISRRNSRHTWSAIYSLMFHLSIADVLVTWFCIIGEAAWCYTVQWLANELTCKLVKLFQMFSLYLSTYVLVLIGVDRWIAVKYPMKSLNMAKRCHRLLGGTYILSLVLSLPQFFIFHVARGPFVEEFYQCVTHGFYTADWQEQMYATFTLVFTFLLPLCILFGTYMSTFRTISSSEKMFQGSKLANYSTAKLPTQTNRQRLIHKAKMKSLRISVVIIIAFLICWTPYYVMMIMFMFLNPDKRLGDDLQDAIFFFGMSNSLVNPLIYGAFHLCPGKGGKSSGGGGNNNAYSLNSYFSLKQYTCRTAKQALDV, from the exons ATGGAGGACGAGTGGGGCTCCTTTGACCGCCTGCCCAGTATCCCGAATGCCTCCACGGACTTGGAGGCGGAAGGCGAGGTGGTCAGCAACTGGTCCACACTGGCCAACTTCACGCGACTGGTGGCTGGGGCCGCTCCAGAAATCGTCAACTATACGCTCAATATGCTCGAcgtgggcgtgggtgtgggcgtgggcataGCCACGGATATATCCAATCTAAGCGTGAGCACCACGCCCCTGCCCGCCTACGCAATCGCGAATAGCTCCTCGCTGGCGCACACCAATAGTCGCCATGAAGCCCCACCGATGGCTGAGCAGGTGCCCGAGCATGTGATGGACCACGCCCCCCAACTATCGCGTTCCGGTCTGCTGAAGGTGTATGTCCTGGCGGTGATGGCACTCTTTTCGCTGCTGGGCAACCTGCTGACCATATGGAATATCTACAAAACCCGCATCTCACGACGAAACTCGCGGCACACGTGGAGTGCCATTTACTCGCTGATGTTCCATCTGTCCATCGCCGATGTGCTGGTCACCTGGTTCTGCATCATCGGGGAGGCGGCTTGGTGCTACACCGTCCAGTGGCTGGCCAACGAGCTCACCTGCAAGCTGGTCAAGCTCTTCCAGATGTTCAGCCTCTACCTGAGCACCTACGTCCTGGTGCTGATCGGCGTGGACCGCTGGATAGCGGTCAAGTACCCGATGAAGTCGCTCAACATGGCCAAGCGGTGTCATCGGCTGCTGGGCGGTACTTACATCCTCTCGCTGGTGCTCAGTTTGCCACAG TTCTTCATCTTCCACGTGGCGCGTGGACCCTTCGTGGAGGAGTTCTACCAGTGCGTCACCCATGGGTTCTACACGGCGGATTGGCAGGAGCAGATGTACGCCACCTTCACGCTGGTCTTCACCTTCCTGCTGCCACTGTGCATCCTGTTCGGCACCTACATGTCCACCTTTCGCACCATTTCCA GCAGCGAAAAGATGTTCCAAGGATCCAAGCTGGCCAACTATTCGACGGCCAAGTTGCCCACGCAGACGAATCGCCAGCGGCTGATACACAAGGCCAAGATGAAGTCGCTGCGCATTTCCGTGGTGATCATCATAGCCTTCCTCATCTGCTGGACGCCCTACTACGTCATGATGATTATGTTCATGTTCCTCAATCCGGACAAAAGG CTGGGCGACGATCTGCAGGATGCCATCTTCTTCTTCGGCATGTCCAACAGCCTGGTCAACCCTCTCATCTACGGTGCCTTCCACCTGTGTCCTGGCAAAGGAGGCAAGTCCAGTGGCGggggcggcaacaacaacgcctACAGCTTGAACAG TTACTTTTCACTCAAGCAGTACACTTGTAGGACAGCCAAGCAAGCTTTAGATGTTTga
- the LOC122617074 gene encoding gonadotropin-releasing hormone receptor isoform X1 — protein MEDEWGSFDRLPSIPNASTDLEAEGEVVSNWSTLANFTRLVAGAAPEIVNYTLNMLDVGVGVGVGIATDISNLSVSTTPLPAYAIANSSSLAHTNSRHEAPPMAEQVPEHVMDHAPQLSRSGLLKVYVLAVMALFSLLGNLLTIWNIYKTRISRRNSRHTWSAIYSLMFHLSIADVLVTWFCIIGEAAWCYTVQWLANELTCKLVKLFQMFSLYLSTYVLVLIGVDRWIAVKYPMKSLNMAKRCHRLLGGTYILSLVLSLPQFFIFHVARGPFVEEFYQCVTHGFYTADWQEQMYATFTLVFTFLLPLCILFGTYMSTFRTISSSEKMFQGSKLANYSTAKLPTQTNRQRLIHKAKMKSLRISVVIIIAFLICWTPYYVMMIMFMFLNPDKRLGDDLQDAIFFFGMSNSLVNPLIYGAFHLCPGKGGKSSGGGGNNNAYSLNRGDSQRTPSMLTAVTQVDGTGGSSRQMRAFRQQSYYRSSSNGAAGPGAAPFKEQVGLLHVGPGNGTPGGSVSSGATPQLMRKGSALLARHPSCLREQEQQQRLLLHEKPSTLVLSYDSQRGGVGVGVASGQLLDNNERVSSV, from the exons ATGGAGGACGAGTGGGGCTCCTTTGACCGCCTGCCCAGTATCCCGAATGCCTCCACGGACTTGGAGGCGGAAGGCGAGGTGGTCAGCAACTGGTCCACACTGGCCAACTTCACGCGACTGGTGGCTGGGGCCGCTCCAGAAATCGTCAACTATACGCTCAATATGCTCGAcgtgggcgtgggtgtgggcgtgggcataGCCACGGATATATCCAATCTAAGCGTGAGCACCACGCCCCTGCCCGCCTACGCAATCGCGAATAGCTCCTCGCTGGCGCACACCAATAGTCGCCATGAAGCCCCACCGATGGCTGAGCAGGTGCCCGAGCATGTGATGGACCACGCCCCCCAACTATCGCGTTCCGGTCTGCTGAAGGTGTATGTCCTGGCGGTGATGGCACTCTTTTCGCTGCTGGGCAACCTGCTGACCATATGGAATATCTACAAAACCCGCATCTCACGACGAAACTCGCGGCACACGTGGAGTGCCATTTACTCGCTGATGTTCCATCTGTCCATCGCCGATGTGCTGGTCACCTGGTTCTGCATCATCGGGGAGGCGGCTTGGTGCTACACCGTCCAGTGGCTGGCCAACGAGCTCACCTGCAAGCTGGTCAAGCTCTTCCAGATGTTCAGCCTCTACCTGAGCACCTACGTCCTGGTGCTGATCGGCGTGGACCGCTGGATAGCGGTCAAGTACCCGATGAAGTCGCTCAACATGGCCAAGCGGTGTCATCGGCTGCTGGGCGGTACTTACATCCTCTCGCTGGTGCTCAGTTTGCCACAG TTCTTCATCTTCCACGTGGCGCGTGGACCCTTCGTGGAGGAGTTCTACCAGTGCGTCACCCATGGGTTCTACACGGCGGATTGGCAGGAGCAGATGTACGCCACCTTCACGCTGGTCTTCACCTTCCTGCTGCCACTGTGCATCCTGTTCGGCACCTACATGTCCACCTTTCGCACCATTTCCA GCAGCGAAAAGATGTTCCAAGGATCCAAGCTGGCCAACTATTCGACGGCCAAGTTGCCCACGCAGACGAATCGCCAGCGGCTGATACACAAGGCCAAGATGAAGTCGCTGCGCATTTCCGTGGTGATCATCATAGCCTTCCTCATCTGCTGGACGCCCTACTACGTCATGATGATTATGTTCATGTTCCTCAATCCGGACAAAAGG CTGGGCGACGATCTGCAGGATGCCATCTTCTTCTTCGGCATGTCCAACAGCCTGGTCAACCCTCTCATCTACGGTGCCTTCCACCTGTGTCCTGGCAAAGGAGGCAAGTCCAGTGGCGggggcggcaacaacaacgcctACAGCTTGAACAG GGGCGACTCGCAGCGCACGCCATCCATGCTGACGGCGGTGACGCAGGTGGACGGCACAGGTGGCAGTTCCCGCCAGATGCGCGCCTTCCGCCAGCAGAGCTACTACCGCAGCTCCAGCAACGGCGCCGCCGGACCCGGTGCTGCTCCCTTCAAGGAGCAAGTGGGTCTGCTGCACGTGGGTCCCGGCAATGGCACGCCCGGTGGCTCCGTCTCGAGCGGCGCCACGCCGCAGCTGATGCGCAAGGGTTCGGCTCTGCTGGCCCGGCATCCCAGCTGCCtgcgggagcaggagcaacagcagcgcctCCTGCTGCACGAGAAACCCTCGACGCTGGTCCTCAGCTACGACAGCCAGCGGGGCggagtgggtgtgggcgtggccagcggACAGCTGCTGGACAACAATGAGCGGGTGTCGAGCGTGTGA
- the LOC122617076 gene encoding U6 snRNA-associated Sm-like protein LSm2, producing the protein MLFYSFFKSLVGKEVVVELKNDLSICGTLHSVDQYLNIKLTDISVTDPDKYPHMLSVKNCFIRGSVVRYVQLPGDEVDTQLLQDAARKEAVVSTR; encoded by the exons atg CTCTTTTACTCCTTCTTCAAGTCGCTGGTGGGCAAGGAAGTTGTGGTGGAACTGAAAAACGACCTCAG CATATGTGGCACGCTGCACTCGGTGGACCAGTACCTGAACATCAAGCTGACGGACATCAGTGTCACGGATCCGGACAAGTATCCGCACATGCTGAGCGTGAAGAACTGCTTCATCCGGGGCTCCGTGGTGCGCTACGTGCAGCTGCCGGGCGACGAGGTGGACACCCAGTTGCTGCAGGATGCGGCACGGAAGGAGGCTGTTGTGAGCACGAGATAA